Proteins encoded by one window of Chanos chanos chromosome 7, fChaCha1.1, whole genome shotgun sequence:
- the tmem39a gene encoding transmembrane protein 39A, with product MPGGRRGPSRQQLSRSALPSLQTLVGGGLSNGTGLRSRSSNSVGLSAPPLTALITPEPVRHSRIPDLPLDSSLLFEFLLFLYLLVALFVQYINIYRTVWWYPYSHPAASTSLNFHLMDYHLAIFITVMLARRLVWTIISEASQASPSSLVHYVVLIAARLSLLTLCGWVLCWTLVNLFKNHSVLNLLFLGYPFGVYVPLCCFHQEGRSQPAPTECGYSEQESSDGPLLRPKDFLTLLRENLREQFSSPAHVPAHTCPPSPELIRSEVEELKSDFNRRIKEVLFNSLFSAYYVAFLPLCFVKSTQYYDMRWSCEHLIMVWINAFVMLMSQLLPPSYCDLLHRSASHLGRWQRLEHGSYSNAPQHMWSESTIWPQGVLVRHSRCLYKAVGPYNVALPSDVSHARFYFLFHKPLRILNLLIGIELSVVLYQLYSLLRSERWNHTLSLGLILFCNYYVLFKLLRDRIVLGKAYSYPLSSNSLGLKSQ from the exons ATGCCCGGGGGCCGCAGGGGTCCAAGTAGACAGCAGCTGAGCCGCTCGGCTCTGCCCTCCCTGCAGACGCTGGTGGGCGGCGGCCTCAGCAACGGCACAGGCCTCCGCAGTAG GAGCAGTAACTCTGTGGGTCTCTCGGCTCCGCCCCTCACAGCCCTCATCACGCCAGAGCCTGTCCGTCACTCTCGAATCCCCGACCTCCCATTGGACAGCAGTCTGCTTTTCGagttcctcctcttcctttacCTGCTGGTGGCATTGTTTGTGCAGTACATCAACATATACAGGACTGTATGGTGGTACCCTTATAGCCACCCTGCTGCCTCTACCTCTCTG aacTTCCATCTGATGGACTACCACCTGGCCATTTTTATCACCGTGATGTTGGCCAGGAGACTTGTGTGGACCATCATTTCAGAG GCGTCTCAGGCAAGCCCCTCCTCTCTAGTGCACTACGTGGTTCTGATAGCGGCCCGGCTCAGCCTGCTAACCCTGTGCGGCTGGGTTCTGTGCTGGACACTCGTCAACCTTTTCAAGAACCACTCGGTGCTCAACCTGCTCTTCCTGGGCTACCC GTTTGGAGTGTATGTGCCACTGTGCTGCTTCCATCAGGAGGGTCGCTCCCAGCCAGCCCCTACCGAGTGCGGATACTCGGAGCAGGAGTCGTCCGACGGACCGCTTCTTCGGCCCAAAGACTTCCTGACGCTTCTGCGGGAAAACCTGCGCGAACAGTTTTCCAGTCCCGCCCATGTCCCCGCCCACACCTGCCCCCCGTCGCCCGAACTCATCCGTAGCGAGGTAGAGGAGCTCAAGAGCGACTTCAACCGGCGTATTAAGGAGGTGCTCTTCAACTCCCTCTTCAGCGCCTACTATGTggcctttctccctctctgttttgttaAG AGTACACAGTACTACGACATGCGCTGGTCGTGTGAGCACCTGATCATGGTGTGGATCAATGCCTTTGTCATGCTGATGAGTCAGCTGCTGCCGCCCAGCTACTGCGACCTGCTGCACCGCTCCGCCTCACACCTGGGCCGCTGGCAGAGGCTGGAGCACGGCTCCTACAGCAACGCTCCTCAACACAT GTGGTCAGAGAGTACTATCTGGCCTCAGGGCGTGTTGGTGCGACACAGCCGCTGTTTATACAAAGCCGTGGGGCCTTACAATGTGGCGTTGCCTTCTGATGTGTCTCACGCCAGGTTTTAT TTCCTGTTTCATAAACCCTTGCGGATCCTGAACCTCCTGATAGGGATAGAGTTGAGCGTGGTCCTGTATCAGCTTTACTCACTGCTACGCTCAGAGCGTTGGAACCATACCCTGTCTCTGGGCCTCATCCTCTTCTGCAACTATTACGTGCTATTCAAACTGCTGAGGGACCGTATCGTCCTAGGCAAGGCCTACTCTTACCCCCTCAGCAGCAACAGCCTGGGCCTGAAGTCTCAGTGA
- the LOC115816831 gene encoding serine protease 23-like — protein MAQSHPLLLLHLLFLLLSATPSSPQKPLWPMQRVPVVLPQQTEDRPPPHFLSPAQLEVLSNCGPECHKQAPVPSYWDLRSFLSYETLYSDGRLTETSVGIYGFNPASLHTSVSQPTGRSRAKRQIFGHDGRFSIVGRDFLLNYPFSTAVKLSTGCSGTLVGDKHVLTAAHCVHDGKNYVKGSQRLRVGFLKPQQRDAPTTTNSTKGVPADKMKFQWIRVKRTHVPKGWIKGTTNDIGMDYDYALLELKKPHKRKHMKLGVSPSSTKLPGRRVQFSGFDNDRPGQLVYRFCKANDETYDLLYQHCDAQPGASGSGVYVRMWDRRRRRWERKVIGVFSGHQWVDRNGIPQEFNVAVRVTPLKYAQICYWIKGNYVDCREG, from the coding sequence ATGGCACAGTCACACCCTCTacttctcctccacctcctatTCCTCCTGCTCTCCGCCACACCCAGCTCACCCCAGAAGCCTCTATGGCCTATGCAACGTGTGCCGGTGGTCCTGCCTCAGCAGACGGAGGATCGCCCACCCCCCCATTTTCTGTCCCCAGCCCAGCTAGAGGTGCTGTCTAATTGTGGCCCCGAGTGCCACAAGCAAGCTCCTGTGCCCAGCTACTGGGACCTACGAAGTTTCCTGTCCTACGAGACACTCTATTCCGACGGCCGGCTCACCGAGACCTCGGTTGGGATCTACGGCTTTAACCCGGCAAGCCTCCATACTTCCGTTTCACAGCCCACCGGTCGCTCCAGAGCCAAACGACAGATCTTCGGCCACGATGGCCGCTTCAGCATCGTGGGACGAGACTTTTTGCTGAACTACCCCTTTTCAACAGCAGTAAAGCTCTCCACCGGCTGTTCCGGAACTTTGGTGGGCGACAAACACGTGCTGACGGCTGCCCACTGCGTACACGACGGCAAGAATTATGTTAAGGGCTCCCAGAGGCTGAGAGTAGGCTTCTTGAAGCCACAGCAACGAGATGCACCAACCACCACCAATAGTACTAAAGGCGTCCCAGCTGACAAGATGAAGTTCCAGTGGATCCGAGTGAAGCGTACCCACGTCCCTAAAGGTTGGATCAAGGGCACAACTAACGACATCGGCATGGATTACGACTACGCCTTGCTGGAGCTGAAGAAGCCCCACAAGCGGAAGCACATGAAGCTAGGGGTCAGCCCTTCATCCACCAAGTTGCCGGGCCGCCGCGTCCAGTTCTCAGGCTTCGACAATGACCGCCCAGGCCAGTTGGTCTACCGTTTCTGTAAAGCCAACGACGAGACGTATGACCTGCTCTACCAGCACTGTGATGCTCAACCAGGTGCCAGCGGCTCAGGGGTCTACGTCCGCATGTGGGACCGCCGGCGTCGACGCTGGGAACGCAAAGTGATCGGCGTCTTCTCTGGGCACCAGTGGGTGGACCGAAACGGTATCCCTCAGGAGTTTAACGTGGCAGTACGTGTCACTCCTCTCAAATACGCCCAGATCTGCTACTGGATCAAAGGCAATTATGTGGACTGTAGGGAAGGATAA